CTCGATCATCACGACTTCCCCACGCTCGGTATCGATGAGCAGATCCTCGATCTCGCCGATCTCCCGGCCATTGAGCGTGCGCACGTCCCAGCCGCGGATATCCGGCTCGCCATCGGCGATCGTGTAACCGTCCAGGTCGTGCATCGCCACCAGGCGGTGCCGGCGCGCGGTCTCGGGGTCCGGGCCGATGCCGGACTGGTCCCGGCGGCTCCTGTCCTTGTTCTTAGCCATGCTCATGCCTCCTGCGGGTAAGCGACTGCAGCCCATGCGAGCGCCGGCGCGGACACAGCCGCGTCCATGGCGCCGAGGTCGATGGGCAGCTCGATGTAACCGGCACGGTCGAGCAGCAGTGCGGCCACGATCAGCAGCACCACTACCAGCAGGACCCACAGCCATATGCGCCCGCCGCTCTTCCGCTCCACCCGGATGTCCGCCATTGCGGCCCTCCTCTGCAGTGTACCGGGGCCGCGGGGTGCGGCCGCCCGTACGATTGCTGTGCAAGGTGAGAGCCAGTGCATCGCCGGGCAGCCCGGTGGACGATCCGGCGCTTCTGGTGTAGCATCATGGCGCGCGGGGCGGTACCTCGCAGGAAAGCACCATTCCAGTATGGATCAGATGTCCAGCAGCACGCTCGCCGATGCCGTCGCACGCCGGCGCACATTTGCCATCATCAGCCACCCTGACGCGGGCAAGACCACGCTCACGGAGAAGCTGCTGCTGTATGGCGGCGCCATCCACCTGGCGGGCTCGGTCAAGGCGCGGCGGGCGGCGCGTCACGCGACGTCCGACTGGATGAAGCTGGAGCAGGAGCGCGGGATCTCGATCACGTCCAGCGTGCTGCAGTTCGAATACGACGGCCACAAGGTCAACCTGCTCGATACGCCGGGCCACCAGGACTTCTCGGAGGACACGTACCGCACGCTGGTCGCTGCGGACAGCGCTGTCATGCTGCTGGACAACCGCAAGGGAGTGGAGGAGCAGACACGCAAGCTGTTCGCCGTATGCCATCGCCGGCGCACGCCGATATTCGTGTTCGTCAACAAGTGCGACCGTGCCGGCGAGCCGCCGCTCAAGCTGCTCGACGATGTGGAGGCGGAGCTGGGGCTGCGCTGTTATCCGGTCACGTGGCCCATTGCGGAGGGCGGACGCCTGGTCGGCGTATACGACCGTCTGACTCGCCAGATCCATCTCTTCGACCGGGATGCGCATCACGGTTCAAAGCAGGCACATGCCCGCCTCGCGGAGCTCGGCACGGAGGAGGCGCGCAGGCTGCTCGGCGAAGAGGCGCACGCGGCACTGCTCGATGACATTGAGCTGCTCGACGCGGCCGGCGCGGACTTCGATCAGGATGCGGTCCTGGCAGGCACGCTCGCGCCCGCGTTCTTCGGCAGTGCGCTCACGAACTTCGGTGTCGAGCCGTTCCTGCACCACTTCCTGGACATGGCACCGCCGCCCGGACCGCGACCGTCGACCGAGGGGATGGTCGATCCGCTCGATGAGTCGTTCACCGGCTTCGTCTTCAAGATCCAGGCGAACATGGATCCGAAGCACCGCGACCGCATTGCGTTCCTGCGGATCTGCTCCGGCCGCTTCGAGCCCGGGCTGGTGGTACAGAACACGCGCAGCGGGGACAGTGTCCGGCTGGCGCAGCCACAGCAGTTCATGGCGCAGGAGCGAACGCACATCGAAGAGGCGTGGCCGGGCGACGTGGTGGGCCTGCACGACCGGGGCGGCCTGCGCATCGGCGATACGCTGTCGCAGAACGGGCCGATCCACATCGAAGAGATGCCGCGCTTCTCGCCGGAGCACTTCGCGCGCATCATGGTCCGCGATCCGCTGCGTCGCAAGCACCTGGACAAGGGTCTGCGCCAGCTGTCGGAGGAAGGAGCGGCGCAGGTGTTCTACGCAACGACGCACGCGGGACCGGAGCCGCTCGTCGGCGCGGTCGGTCGACTTCAGTTCGACGTCCTGCTGCATCGGCTGAAGCACGA
The sequence above is a segment of the Longimicrobiales bacterium genome. Coding sequences within it:
- a CDS encoding peptide chain release factor 3, with translation MDQMSSSTLADAVARRRTFAIISHPDAGKTTLTEKLLLYGGAIHLAGSVKARRAARHATSDWMKLEQERGISITSSVLQFEYDGHKVNLLDTPGHQDFSEDTYRTLVAADSAVMLLDNRKGVEEQTRKLFAVCHRRRTPIFVFVNKCDRAGEPPLKLLDDVEAELGLRCYPVTWPIAEGGRLVGVYDRLTRQIHLFDRDAHHGSKQAHARLAELGTEEARRLLGEEAHAALLDDIELLDAAGADFDQDAVLAGTLAPAFFGSALTNFGVEPFLHHFLDMAPPPGPRPSTEGMVDPLDESFTGFVFKIQANMDPKHRDRIAFLRICSGRFEPGLVVQNTRSGDSVRLAQPQQFMAQERTHIEEAWPGDVVGLHDRGGLRIGDTLSQNGPIHIEEMPRFSPEHFARIMVRDPLRRKHLDKGLRQLSEEGAAQVFYATTHAGPEPLVGAVGRLQFDVLLHRLKHEYGVEARLENLPYGHARWVTGPRAEIDRLGGSTGRSLVFDSKNRPLLLFESEWTMRHTIDRHPDLQFHDVAV